Proteins encoded in a region of the Planctomycetaceae bacterium genome:
- a CDS encoding division/cell wall cluster transcriptional repressor MraZ, which translates to MFLTGEYKRTIDDRFRVQLPPELLDGISTEDGSVIVAKERSGCLSLWKPDDWQHRLDSGLNLLKQKIDSGRMEQRWGDVQRLGRLLSTRHQSARLANRSRLLIPDGFRSFLGVDSGKEVVVVGAVICVEIWNPEIWLDVLKQEMPDFGDLFKQLTQ; encoded by the coding sequence ATGTTTCTGACCGGGGAGTACAAGCGGACGATCGACGATCGTTTTCGCGTGCAACTTCCGCCAGAACTTCTGGATGGAATCTCAACAGAAGACGGAAGCGTTATCGTCGCGAAAGAACGATCAGGCTGCCTGAGTCTCTGGAAACCGGATGACTGGCAACACCGACTCGACAGTGGCCTGAATCTGTTAAAGCAAAAGATTGATTCCGGGCGAATGGAACAGCGATGGGGTGACGTGCAGCGACTTGGACGGTTGCTTAGCACCCGTCATCAGTCCGCCAGACTTGCAAACCGATCCCGGCTGCTTATTCCTGATGGCTTCCGTTCTTTTCTGGGAGTGGATTCAGGGAAGGAAGTTGTTGTTGTCGGGGCGGTCATTTGCGTGGAAATCTGGAATCCTGAAATCTGGCTGGACGTCCTGAAACAGGAGATGCCGGATTTCGGGGATCTTTTCAAACAGTTGACGCAATAA
- a CDS encoding Rid family hydrolase, with translation MRITRLGNSERWSDVVIFNQTARWVEVASNQQAPVKDQICQILQQIDETLDQIGSTRKEILEVTVFLADLTNVPTLNEQWDAWVPPSNAPIRACVQAGLQGNCRIEMIIHAAAASE, from the coding sequence ATGCGCATTACTCGACTTGGAAATTCAGAGCGATGGTCGGACGTGGTGATTTTCAATCAGACGGCCCGATGGGTTGAAGTTGCATCAAACCAGCAGGCGCCGGTCAAGGATCAGATTTGTCAGATCCTGCAGCAGATTGACGAAACTCTGGACCAGATTGGAAGCACCAGAAAAGAGATTCTGGAAGTCACAGTTTTTCTGGCAGATCTGACTAATGTCCCAACACTGAATGAGCAGTGGGATGCATGGGTGCCGCCTTCGAACGCTCCGATTCGCGCTTGCGTTCAAGCTGGTTTACAGGGCAACTGCCGCATCGAAATGATCATCCATGCTGCCGCTGCATCAGAATGA
- a CDS encoding SGNH/GDSL hydrolase family protein produces MMTKFKLRVLAAAVVCAVQMTFCLPSGHCAEQRVASDTAQVPQQDAPKDRAPAKKRTVHPSLVPVEEQEGLPRVLLIGDSISMGYTVAVRNLLKGKANVIRPLTNCGPTTRGVDQIEQWLGDGRWDVIHFNFGLHDIVFFSADGKTRVEPDVEGARHQVIAEDYEKNLRLLVARMKKTGARLIWCTTTPVPAGSAGRKADESVLYNEIAAKVMQEYGVAIDDLHAFALPQLEEIQLPKNVHFSPEGSKVLATQVAKSISESLAKPAEH; encoded by the coding sequence ATGATGACAAAGTTTAAGCTCAGGGTTCTGGCGGCTGCGGTTGTTTGCGCCGTTCAGATGACTTTTTGTCTTCCATCTGGCCATTGTGCAGAGCAGCGGGTTGCGTCGGACACGGCTCAGGTACCGCAGCAGGATGCACCGAAGGACCGCGCACCAGCAAAGAAGCGGACGGTACACCCGTCATTGGTTCCTGTGGAAGAGCAGGAGGGACTGCCAAGAGTCCTGTTGATAGGTGATTCGATTTCGATGGGCTACACAGTGGCCGTTCGTAACCTGTTGAAAGGCAAGGCGAATGTGATTCGCCCTCTGACGAATTGCGGGCCTACAACCCGCGGTGTCGACCAGATTGAGCAATGGCTTGGAGATGGCAGGTGGGATGTCATTCATTTTAATTTCGGACTTCATGACATCGTCTTCTTTTCCGCGGATGGTAAAACTCGCGTCGAACCTGACGTTGAAGGCGCACGACATCAGGTCATTGCTGAAGACTACGAGAAGAACCTTCGGCTTCTCGTCGCCCGTATGAAGAAGACAGGAGCACGTCTGATCTGGTGCACGACAACTCCTGTGCCTGCCGGATCCGCAGGACGGAAGGCGGATGAATCAGTGCTCTACAACGAAATTGCCGCAAAGGTTATGCAGGAGTATGGCGTGGCGATCGATGACCTGCATGCATTTGCTTTGCCACAGCTTGAAGAAATTCAACTGCCAAAGAATGTGCATTTTTCGCCGGAGGGCTCAAAGGTTCTGGCAACCCAGGTTGCGAAATCCATTTCTGAATCACTGGCAAAGCCTGCTGAACATTAG
- a CDS encoding carboxypeptidase regulatory-like domain-containing protein: protein MKKIALTVACGLLCSASVLADGWGGIKGQVVLKGDAPEPVLLHAKGAPIKDAAVCAAADTYADDLVVDKDTKGIANVFIYLAKAPKTIHPDLKDPSPAKVIFDQKGCQFIPHALTLQAGQTVEVISHDAIAHNTHTNPIKNTAQNVLIAPNTAEGSGVDIENKLAERLPFKVTCDYHPWMTAYWLVVDHPYCAVTDKEGRFTIENLPEGSHTFIVWHEKKGYLDRKYAATVKDGQVSELKPIEVNPSDLK from the coding sequence ATGAAGAAAATTGCATTGACCGTAGCGTGTGGACTGCTTTGCTCAGCCAGCGTTCTGGCAGATGGCTGGGGCGGAATTAAAGGCCAGGTGGTCCTGAAGGGCGATGCACCAGAGCCTGTGCTGCTGCACGCGAAGGGCGCGCCTATCAAGGACGCAGCTGTCTGCGCGGCTGCCGATACTTATGCAGACGACCTGGTGGTCGACAAGGACACCAAAGGTATTGCAAATGTCTTCATCTATCTCGCGAAAGCGCCAAAGACGATCCATCCTGATCTGAAGGATCCCAGCCCTGCCAAAGTGATCTTCGATCAGAAGGGTTGCCAGTTTATCCCGCATGCTCTTACGCTGCAGGCAGGCCAGACTGTTGAAGTCATTTCACACGATGCGATCGCTCACAATACCCACACAAATCCAATCAAGAATACAGCTCAGAACGTCTTGATTGCTCCGAATACCGCGGAAGGATCAGGGGTCGACATTGAAAACAAACTGGCAGAACGACTGCCGTTCAAGGTCACCTGCGATTATCACCCATGGATGACGGCCTACTGGCTGGTTGTTGATCATCCTTACTGCGCTGTCACCGATAAAGAAGGCCGATTCACCATCGAGAATCTGCCGGAAGGCAGCCACACGTTTATCGTTTGGCACGAGAAGAAAGGGTACCTGGATCGTAAGTATGCGGCGACAGTGAAGGACGGACAGGTTTCGGAATTGAAACCCATCGAAGTCAATCCGTCTGACCTGAAGTAG
- a CDS encoding YifB family Mg chelatase-like AAA ATPase: protein MLSRLHTYTLLGIEALPVEVEVDISPGALPKTILVGLAEAAVKESVHRIERALVNSGYGRPENRIVINLSPADLPKEAASLDLPIALGLLIADGQIDEDPGRRAIYIGELALDGSLRPIRGALSMALAARDAGMTHIVVPAANAQEAAVVEGIDVIACGVLAEAVGFLTGQLPLDPVVFSWDSARQTFGTYDIDYVDVKGQESAKRAVTVAAAGSHHLLMIGSPGTGKTLLSQRICTILPELEPEESLETTRIYSAVARLEPGQPLMLRRPFRSPHHTISEAGLVGGGSIPQPGEISLSHNGILFLDELPEFNRRTLEVMRQPLEDHCVTISRAMGSVTFPANLMLVAAMNPCPCGFRGDPKRQCSCSPVQVERYLSRISGPLLDRIDIHIEVPPVPFRELSDKSEGTSSASMRERVVEARSRQSVRFKGTRTLANGKMKPQQIRKFCRLENDAEQLLKNAMEETGLSARAHDKILRISRTIADLDGSDKIAVHHLSEAINYRTLDRSYWQA from the coding sequence ATGCTCTCTCGACTTCACACTTACACCCTTCTTGGCATTGAAGCTCTTCCAGTCGAAGTGGAAGTCGACATTTCGCCTGGCGCTCTGCCAAAAACGATTCTGGTCGGATTAGCCGAAGCGGCGGTGAAGGAAAGTGTCCATCGGATTGAACGAGCCCTGGTCAATAGTGGCTACGGGCGGCCCGAAAACAGAATCGTCATCAACCTCAGTCCGGCTGATCTGCCGAAGGAGGCTGCATCCCTCGATTTACCCATCGCCCTTGGGCTGTTGATTGCGGATGGTCAAATTGACGAAGACCCCGGTCGTCGAGCCATCTATATTGGGGAGCTTGCACTGGACGGGTCGCTCCGACCGATTCGTGGGGCGCTTTCCATGGCACTGGCTGCTCGAGATGCCGGAATGACTCACATCGTCGTACCGGCAGCGAATGCTCAGGAAGCCGCTGTCGTGGAAGGCATTGATGTGATTGCCTGTGGTGTTCTGGCCGAAGCTGTTGGATTTCTGACGGGGCAGCTTCCCCTGGATCCTGTTGTTTTCAGCTGGGACTCTGCGAGACAGACATTCGGAACCTACGACATCGATTACGTGGATGTAAAAGGACAGGAATCTGCCAAGCGTGCTGTTACGGTCGCTGCAGCAGGATCTCACCATCTACTGATGATTGGATCGCCCGGCACGGGAAAAACACTTCTGTCGCAACGGATCTGTACCATCCTTCCCGAACTTGAACCGGAAGAGAGCCTTGAAACAACTCGGATCTACAGCGCAGTTGCTCGCCTTGAACCCGGGCAACCGCTCATGCTTCGGCGACCATTTCGATCGCCACATCACACGATATCCGAAGCCGGTCTCGTGGGTGGTGGCAGCATTCCCCAACCTGGTGAAATCAGCCTTTCGCATAACGGGATCTTATTCCTGGATGAACTTCCTGAATTCAATCGCCGGACACTGGAAGTCATGCGGCAGCCTCTGGAGGACCATTGTGTGACAATTTCGCGGGCTATGGGCAGTGTGACTTTTCCGGCGAACCTCATGCTGGTCGCTGCGATGAACCCCTGCCCGTGTGGCTTCCGCGGAGACCCCAAACGACAATGCAGCTGCAGTCCGGTGCAGGTCGAACGATATCTGAGTCGAATCAGTGGCCCTCTGCTCGACAGAATCGACATCCATATCGAAGTACCCCCAGTGCCATTCCGAGAACTCTCAGACAAGTCTGAAGGCACCTCCAGCGCAAGCATGCGGGAACGAGTTGTTGAGGCAAGGTCGCGTCAATCCGTACGATTCAAAGGAACTCGGACGCTTGCGAACGGGAAAATGAAGCCCCAGCAAATCCGGAAATTCTGCCGTCTGGAGAATGACGCAGAACAACTGCTGAAGAATGCGATGGAAGAAACCGGACTTTCTGCTCGAGCTCACGACAAGATCCTTCGCATCAGCCGGACTATCGCTGATCTGGACGGGAGCGATAAAATTGCAGTCCACCACCTGAGTGAAGCGATTAATTATCGCACCCTGGACCGATCCTACTGGCAAGCCTGA
- a CDS encoding HD domain-containing protein, which produces MTDDKLRRAIIVEAARLMYSRSETEYYRAKLKAARRLCQGWVKPSELPCNAEIRDEIQRMASLFEGSSRYDRLRDMRLEALRMLQLLERFRPRVIGSTLTGHIRRGSDIDLHVFSVSSDPIERLLEEKGMTFHIERKQVRKHGEERVYTHIHIQDRFPIELTMYSPELVSFGFRSSITGKAIEKASLPEFEEFLKREYPELEANAALQQTEFEVDRFQVYRSLLLPLGSVMQGRKHHPEGDVLFHLLQCYELAIDRLPYDEEFLLAALLHDVGKGIDMDDHVEAGLQALEGFITDRTAWLIRHHMDVHLIRDRTIGFRAHQRLKASPDYETLLLLGECDRGGRVPGADVADLEDVIDEIRELSAYT; this is translated from the coding sequence ATGACGGACGATAAGCTGAGGCGTGCAATCATTGTAGAAGCGGCTCGCCTGATGTATTCCCGTAGCGAGACCGAGTACTATCGTGCCAAACTGAAGGCGGCGCGTCGTCTGTGTCAGGGTTGGGTTAAGCCTTCAGAACTGCCCTGTAATGCTGAAATACGCGACGAGATTCAACGGATGGCGAGCCTTTTCGAAGGCTCATCACGCTACGATCGCCTGCGCGACATGCGTCTGGAGGCACTGCGGATGTTGCAGCTGCTGGAACGTTTTCGTCCCCGCGTCATTGGCAGTACTTTGACAGGCCACATTCGCAGAGGGTCGGACATCGACCTCCATGTGTTCTCTGTGTCCAGCGATCCAATCGAGCGACTGCTGGAAGAGAAAGGAATGACGTTTCATATAGAACGCAAGCAGGTACGGAAGCACGGCGAAGAGCGGGTCTACACGCACATCCACATCCAGGATCGATTTCCGATTGAACTCACAATGTATTCGCCCGAACTCGTTAGTTTCGGGTTCAGGAGTTCCATTACGGGCAAGGCCATTGAAAAAGCGTCGCTGCCGGAGTTCGAAGAGTTTCTGAAACGTGAATACCCCGAACTTGAAGCGAATGCGGCTTTGCAGCAAACCGAATTTGAAGTCGATCGCTTTCAGGTCTACCGATCACTCCTGCTGCCGCTGGGATCGGTCATGCAAGGCAGGAAACATCACCCGGAAGGTGATGTCCTGTTTCACTTGCTTCAATGTTATGAACTGGCGATTGATCGATTGCCATACGATGAAGAGTTTCTTCTGGCTGCATTGCTGCATGATGTTGGAAAGGGAATTGACATGGATGATCATGTCGAAGCAGGTTTGCAGGCACTGGAGGGCTTTATCACTGATCGCACTGCGTGGCTGATACGACATCATATGGACGTGCATCTCATTCGAGATCGAACAATCGGTTTCCGCGCACATCAGCGACTGAAGGCATCACCGGATTACGAAACATTGTTGTTGCTGGGTGAGTGCGACCGAGGCGGTCGAGTGCCCGGTGCCGATGTCGCAGATCTCGAGGATGTCATCGATGAAATTCGCGAATTGTCTGCATACACCTGA